Proteins encoded in a region of the Myxococcus guangdongensis genome:
- the hisF gene encoding imidazole glycerol phosphate synthase subunit HisF: MLTRRLIVCLDVKGGRVVKGVRFEGLRDVGDPVELARRYEQEGADEVTFLDISASAEERETLWDLVRRTAERLFIPLTVGGGVRTVEDVGRALRAGADKVSINSAAVARPELLTECAERFGAQCVVASIDARKEGERYRVYTHGGRRPTELDAVTWAQVCVARGAGEVLLTSIDQDGARSGYDLELTRRVAEAVDVPVIASGGAGSAEHVRDGLTRGGADAALVAGILHDGLTSVGAIKSLLRASGLPIRSTP, encoded by the coding sequence ATGCTCACGCGACGACTCATCGTCTGCCTGGATGTGAAGGGGGGGCGGGTGGTGAAGGGTGTCCGCTTCGAGGGGCTTCGCGACGTCGGAGACCCGGTGGAGCTGGCGCGGCGCTACGAGCAGGAGGGCGCGGACGAGGTGACGTTCCTCGACATCTCCGCGAGCGCCGAGGAGCGCGAGACGCTCTGGGACCTGGTGCGACGCACCGCGGAGCGGCTGTTCATCCCGCTGACCGTCGGTGGCGGCGTGCGCACGGTGGAGGACGTGGGTCGGGCGCTGCGCGCGGGGGCGGACAAGGTGAGCATCAACTCCGCGGCGGTGGCTCGGCCCGAGCTGCTCACCGAGTGCGCCGAGCGCTTCGGAGCACAGTGCGTGGTGGCGAGCATCGATGCTCGCAAGGAAGGGGAGCGCTACCGCGTCTACACGCATGGAGGGCGAAGGCCCACCGAACTGGACGCGGTGACCTGGGCCCAGGTGTGCGTGGCCCGTGGGGCAGGGGAGGTGCTGCTCACGAGCATCGACCAGGACGGCGCGCGCTCGGGCTACGACCTGGAGTTGACGCGGAGGGTGGCGGAAGCGGTCGACGTGCCCGTCATCGCCTCGGGTGGCGCGGGCAGCGCGGAGCACGTGCGAGACGGGCTCACGCGAGGTGGCGCGGACGCGGCGCTGGTGGCGGGCATCCTCCACGATGGGCTCACCTCGGTGGGCGCCATCAAGTCGCTCCTGCGCGCGAGCGGCCTGCCGATTCGGAGCACGCCATGA
- the hisN gene encoding histidinol-phosphatase, translating into MRTQGLMHAAEEVARAAGDVALRFFRGGIAVDTKSDGTPVTVADRTAEQTAREWLEKRFPEDGVLGEEFGETRPGAKRRWILDPIDGTKTFIRGVPLWGTLIALAEGERILVGAAYFPAVSELLVAAPGEGCFWNGQRARVSGQSDLSRAVVLSTDERFAQFPERGEAWRRFTRDTAVSRTWGDCYGYLLVATGRAEVMVDELLSPWDAAALQPIIEESGGVFTDWTGQRTAFGGNGIATNSALARLTRERLGATRTT; encoded by the coding sequence ATGAGGACGCAAGGACTGATGCACGCAGCCGAGGAGGTCGCGCGCGCCGCGGGCGACGTCGCGCTGAGGTTCTTCCGAGGTGGCATCGCGGTGGACACCAAGAGCGACGGAACCCCCGTCACCGTGGCGGACCGCACCGCGGAGCAGACCGCACGCGAGTGGCTGGAGAAGCGCTTCCCCGAGGACGGAGTCCTCGGCGAGGAGTTCGGAGAGACGCGCCCTGGCGCGAAGCGCCGCTGGATTCTGGACCCCATCGACGGCACCAAGACCTTCATCCGTGGCGTGCCGCTGTGGGGAACGCTCATCGCACTGGCCGAAGGCGAGCGCATCCTCGTCGGCGCCGCGTACTTCCCCGCGGTGAGCGAGCTGCTCGTCGCCGCCCCCGGAGAAGGCTGCTTCTGGAACGGCCAGCGCGCCCGCGTCTCCGGACAATCCGACCTCTCCCGCGCCGTGGTCCTCTCCACCGACGAGCGCTTCGCCCAGTTCCCCGAACGAGGCGAGGCCTGGCGCCGCTTCACGCGTGACACCGCCGTGTCTCGCACCTGGGGCGACTGTTACGGCTACCTGCTCGTCGCCACGGGACGCGCCGAGGTGATGGTGGACGAGCTGCTCTCCCCCTGGGACGCGGCCGCGCTCCAACCCATCATCGAGGAGTCCGGCGGCGTCTTCACCGATTGGACCGGCCAGCGAACCGCCTTCGGCGGCAACGGCATCGCCACCAACAGCGCGCTGGCCCGCCTCACCCGTGAGCGCCTCGGCGCGACGAGGACCACCTGA